catatCCATAACGGGTGCTAAAATGGTAAAATCAGCTGCGTGACATGTGCGTAGTACCTTGTTATAATTTTGACttgccaaaagaaaaaaaaagtttcattTCCTCCGGTAAAAAAAATGTAATGGatatgcctaagtggtatttcagGCGTTACAGCAGCCGGTACAAGTTCAGCCATTGCGACAGAAAATGACTTCTGTAACCAATTCTATATGGAATTCGCATTCCCAAAAGGTATAAATGCAGCCCGCCAAATTTGAAACTATGATTTTAGTTTGTAATGCCAGATCCTCCTCGTCTATTCTTCTTCGATTACTACCATCCATTAGAAGACACATTTCTTCCACTCAACAAAAGCTCTCGTCTCCCCAGCTTCAAACCAGCATCTATAAATGGAATTCCATTCTCAAATCTGAATCTCCTCCTTCTCCTCTCACTGTATTCAAACAAATTTTGCAGCTGAGCATCAAGCCAAACGACCTCACCTTCTCTTTACTTCTCACCAACACTTGTTCGTCGTATTCAGAAGCACAACAGATTCATACTCACCTTATCAAATGTGGGTTTCATCGATTTGTTGTCGTGGGTACAGCTTTGCTTAATTTGTATGCAAGATATGGGTATGTTTTTTTTGCTGATCAGGTGTTTGAAGATATGCCTAACAGAGATGTTGTGTCGTGGAATGCTTTAATATGTGGATATTCATATAATGGGTATGATTCGGATGCTTTCGAATTATTTTGTGAAATGTTGATACAAGATTTTGAACCTTGTCGGGTGACGTTAGTTACTGTTATACCGTCGTGTACACGATCAGGATTACTGTTCTGTGGAAAATCTATTCATGGTTTAGGAGTTAAGGTTGGTCTTGATGTCGATTCACGGGTTCAGAATTCGCTCGTGGACATGTATGGGAAATGCAATGATTTAGATTCCGCGAGAGCTTTGTTCGAGAAGATGTCTGACAAATGTATAGTTTCCTGGAATACCATGATTTGTGCATATGCTCAAAATGGTTACTTCGACGAGGCAATGCTTGTATTTAAGCAAATGCTCAAGGAAAGCTTTAGCGCCAATTCAGTTACAATTGTGAGCCTTTTATCAGCTAATTATTCTCCGATGGATTCTACTCACTCTTATGTCATTAAAACTGGTCTTGATATGGATTCCTCTGTAACTACTTCCCTTATTTGCATGTATTCTAGgtgtggaaaaatggaattggcaGGATTGCTTTATATGTTGATGCCTGGGAAAAACTTGGTTTCACTAACACCAATCATCTCTAGTTATGCAGAGAAAGGAGATGTGGCTTCTGCGGTGAAGTGCTTTAATGAAATACGATTATTAGATTTGAAACCAGATGCAGTGGTTATGGTCAGCATACTTCATGGTTTTAAGAGCCCTAATTGTGTTGGCCCTGCAATCAGTTTTCATGGGTATGGTATTAAAAGTGGATTGACTACTGATACATTGGTGGTTAATGGGCTCATTAGTCTGTACACCAAGCTCGACAACATAGAAGCTGTTTTCTCTTTGTTTCGAGATTTGCAAGAAAGGACATTGATTAGTTGGAACTCTATGATTTCTAGTTGTGTGCAACTTGGAAGATGGAATAATGCCGTGAACCTGTTTTGCCAGATGAAGATTGATGGATGCAACCCGGACCCAACTACTATTGTAAGCTTACT
This is a stretch of genomic DNA from Papaver somniferum cultivar HN1 chromosome 1, ASM357369v1, whole genome shotgun sequence. It encodes these proteins:
- the LOC113284332 gene encoding pentatricopeptide repeat-containing protein At2g04860-like, with protein sequence MQPAKFETMILVCNARSSSSILLRLLPSIRRHISSTQQKLSSPQLQTSIYKWNSILKSESPPSPLTVFKQILQLSIKPNDLTFSLLLTNTCSSYSEAQQIHTHLIKCGFHRFVVVGTALLNLYARYGYVFFADQVFEDMPNRDVVSWNALICGYSYNGYDSDAFELFCEMLIQDFEPCRVTLVTVIPSCTRSGLLFCGKSIHGLGVKVGLDVDSRVQNSLVDMYGKCNDLDSARALFEKMSDKCIVSWNTMICAYAQNGYFDEAMLVFKQMLKESFSANSVTIVSLLSANYSPMDSTHSYVIKTGLDMDSSVTTSLICMYSRCGKMELAGLLYMLMPGKNLVSLTPIISSYAEKGDVASAVKCFNEIRLLDLKPDAVVMVSILHGFKSPNCVGPAISFHGYGIKSGLTTDTLVVNGLISLYTKLDNIEAVFSLFRDLQERTLISWNSMISSCVQLGRWNNAVNLFCQMKIDGCNPDPTTIVSLLSGCLQIGSLHTGRGIHGYILRHHLEMEDFVLTALIDMYAKCGSIGYAEKLFWCIKGPCLATWNAMIMGYGTSGFEFEALQLYSEMVKQGQEPDEITFLGVLSSCSHGCLIQEGRRYFRIMREEFGIIPGVQHCASMVDLLSRSGFLDEAVMFIRNMEVEPDSVVWLALLSGCCTYRDVKLAECVAKQILFLGHHNCGGFYVLMSNLYASTDRWNDVARMRKMIKDNGEDGFSGTSIIESDAFKLSQECLSTEQ